The following are from one region of the Corylus avellana chromosome ca1, CavTom2PMs-1.0 genome:
- the LOC132168000 gene encoding dirigent protein 23-like, translating into MSKKEYMDKLIGVVLMLIFSLVAWAQSVEEESCWATRSVVQKKETEITNLHFYFHDTVSGKNPSAVRVAQAAGTNKSPTLFGVVMIADDPLTEKPDPDSKLVGRAQGLYGSAGQQELALIMALNFGFVDGIYNGSSISLLGKNPALQPVREIAIVGGTGVFRLARGYAIAHTYWFNATTGDAIVQYNVTVVH; encoded by the exons ATGTCTAAAAAGGAGTAT ATGGATAAACTGATCGGTGTGGTGCTAATGCTGATCTTCTCCCTAGTGGCATGGGCTCAAAGCGTTGAAGAAGAGAGCTGCTGGGCCACAAGATCTGTGGTTCAGAAGAAGGAGACAGAGATCACCAACCTCCATTTCTACTTCCATGACACAGTGAGTGGCAAGAACCCTAGCGCTGTTAGGGTGGCTCAAGCCGCTGGCACAAACAAATCCCCAACCCTTTTTGGCGTTGTCATGATCGCAGATGACCCATTAACTGAAAAACCCGATCCAGATTCAAAGCTCGTGGGTAGGGCTCAGGGACTATACGGGTCTGCGGGACAGCAGGAACTGGCTCTCATCATGGCCTTGAACTTTGGGTTCGTTGATGGCATCTATAATGGTAGCTCCATTAGCCTTCTTGGCAAGAACCCGGCTCTGCAACCGGTTCGTGAGATTGCTATCGTAGGCGGAACCGGGGTTTTCCGGTTGGCACGTGGATATGCCATCGCTCACACATATTGGTTTAATGCCACCACCGGTGATGCTATTGTTCAGTACAATGTTACCGTTGTTCACTAG